One window of the Salvia miltiorrhiza cultivar Shanhuang (shh) chromosome 6, IMPLAD_Smil_shh, whole genome shotgun sequence genome contains the following:
- the LOC130990389 gene encoding cyclin-dependent protein kinase inhibitor SMR6-like, with the protein MGFSKKHQIEMGKDSEAKKWVIAGIAIRAPLKPISTKPRDDCSGEDEGGACSTTPTARESRIPDKLPCPPPPRKRRPVSTCHFNGARDFFNPPELESIFMCHAGRAK; encoded by the coding sequence ATGGGATTCTCGAAGAAGCACCAAATCGAAATGGGCAAGGACTCGGAAGCCAAGAAATGGGTCATAGCCGGAATCGCAATTAGGGCTCCATTAAAACCGATCTCAACAAAACCTCGAGACGACTGCAGCGGCGAAGACGAGGGCGGCGCGTGCTCCACAACCCCGACGGCGCGTGAGTCGAGGATACCGGATAAGCTGCCCTGCCCGCCGCCGCCGAGGAAGCGCCGCCCCGTCTCCACGTGCCACTTCAACGGAGCCAGAGATTTCTTCAATCCGCCCGAGCTGGAATCCATATTCATGTGCCACGCTGGCAGAGCCAAGTGA